TCTCGAATTTGGAATAGGACTCCCAAGGAAGGCCGAAGGGCGGGGGGCGGGTTTTAGAAGCGACATTGAGAATTTTTGCGGGAAAATTCAGCCGGTGCCGGAGCCGGAAAATTTCAAACTGTCTGAGGCCGTAAGGCCGAGTTTTTGAAATTTCGGCGAAGGCATCGGCTGAATCCGCAAAAAGGCTCAGGAGCGAAAAAAACCGCCCCCGGCCGCAGGGCTTCCTTCCTCCAAGCCACCATGGCTTTCAAGCCAGAAGGAGTCACAAGCGCAACATCGGCATAACCAAGGTATAAGTAGCTTTTGTCGGTTTTCGCATGTGCCGGGTCGGGTGCGGTTTGTTTGTCTGCGGCGTGCTTTCGGCGATTGGACCGGGGCTTTGGCTGGAATTTTAAAAACTCGGGCGGATCGCCCTCAGACAGTTTAAAATTCCGGACGCCAAAACCCCGGTCCGATCTTATGCCGAAACCGCGCCAATGCAGCCAAACAAACCACCCCGCCCCGCCCCATGGCCGATGCTCTGGAAAGATGTTTCAGCAACTGGTTTTTACCAAGAGTTCCTCTGGGTTTGGATACCCAAATAGTTGGTCAGGCCGAAAGGGGGTTTCCAGTATGTTTTACAGAGTTGTCGAATTCGGGCGTGGGGCTCCAAGGAAGCCCGAAGGGCGGTGGGCGGGTTTTCCATGACGGGGGTTTGCAAGGTTTTGGAGTTGCTTGAAGAAATGTATGAGTAAGAGCAGGGCGCCAAACCGATGTTTTTTTGGCGTCATGCCTAAACAATCCCAGGTTTTGTCCGATAAGTCCTATTCAACGGTTACGGCGCAAAATTATACAGATCTGAGGGTGTTGGGGAGTTGAAAATGAGCGGCGCCTCCTACAGGCAAAAAAGTGAAGCATCCCGAAACGAACTGCAGCCGGAGGGAAATTATTTTCCCGTGTCCCCGGATACGCTCAATCCCAATGCACTGACCGATTTCCAGGTATATTTTAAACGGGGCAGCCGATACGTGCTCTACACCCGGGAACGCCAGTATTTTTCCCATGAGCTCAAGCAGCGTCTGGTGGAAAACGGCATTGATACGGTTTATATTCCGTATGATCAGCAGCCGTCCTATGAAACCTATATGCTCGACAACCTGGAGTGGATTTTAAATGATCCGGAAATTTCCGTGGATGTCCGATCGCGGGTGTTTTTGGACATTACCGCCGGGCAGGTCCAAAAAATCTTTGAAGACCGAATGCCGGCACTGGACGAAAATACCCTTGAAGGTGTGAGCCATGTCGTGAAATCAAGCCTTTCGTTTTTGTCCACCCCCGAGGCCATGGAAAATATCGGCCGGTTTGTTTCTCATGATTATCAGACTTTTTCTCACGGCGTGCATGTGTTTACCTATACCATGATGCTCATGAATTGCCTGGCCGAAGAATGGGAGGAGCAGACCCTGGTGGACGTGGGCGTGGGGGCTTTGCTTCATGATATCGGCAAAACCCACGTACCGCTCAGGATTTTAAACAAGCCGGGGCCGTTAAACGAACAGGAATGGAAACAGATCAGACTTCATCCTGTGCACGGCATGCGCATGTGCACCAATGTGGACCTGCCGCAGATGAGTTTGAATTGTATTGTGTTTCATCATGAGAAATTCGACGGCACCGGATATCCCACCGGCATGCAGCAGGAGGAGATTCCCGTGCCGGTGCGCGTGCTGACCTGTTGTGACGTCTATGACGCCATTACCTCAAAGCGGTCCTATGCCCAGGCCAAAACACCGTTTGAAGCATTAAAGATCATGGGCGATGAAATGCAGGGCGCATTGGATCCCAGGATTTTCAAAATGTTTATCAAGGTCCTGGGCAAAAAACAATAGCCCGGCATCCCAAAGTCCGGGATTTTTATGATTTTTTGCGGTTTTTCGGGGAGCCGGCCCCGGTAAAGCGGTATTTCCGGATACCCTCCAGAATACCACCGGAGCTCGGGGCTTTTGCGAAATAGATCTTGTTGACCCCTCTTAATTCTTCAAGTTCCGGGCTGTAGTTGCCCACAACCACGCCCATTTGCTCGCCGCGCAGCATTTCCGCGTCATTGCCTGAATCCCCGCTGACCAGAAAATGCGACAGGGGAATTTCCCATTTATAGCTTAAATATCGAATGGCCTTGCCCTTGGATGCCCGATAGGGAATGATATCAAGATATTTTTCATGGGAATAGACCAGGGTGTAGCGGATCTTGTTTTTTGTCAGGGCGTCATGGATTTTGGCAATCCGGTCTTTTCCGGGATTCAAGTCGTAGCTGATCTTGTATTTGCGCTGGGCCGCCTGGTCCTGGAACTTGAGAAAGCTGAATTGTTTCAGTGTGTTTTTGATTTTTTCCGGCTCCCAGCGGTGGGCGATATGCGTATCCCATCCCGGATCATACTGCAGATCCCGGCCATAGTAGATTTCCGTGCCCACGTCCGAGATCACCACATCCGGCCGGGGCAGACCGTGTTTTTCCAGGATCTCCATGGCCGATTCCGACCGCCGGCCTGTGGCCACGCCAAATCCCACTTTTGCGCGGTTTTCCGTAAGCCACTGGATCAACTCGGCAAGATCGTTGTTGTCCTGGCCGATCAGGGTGTTGTCAATATCGGTGATCAGGAAAAAATTGACTTTTGACAATCGCTTGCCAACGGATTTTTCCCTGGCAGAGGCCCTTTGTTGCCGGCTGGAGCCAAATCTTTCATCCAGAAGCTGGAACACGGCCTCTGTAAAGGTTTGGGCATGGCTGTCCCATGTGTAGTACCGGCGTACGTTCATGATACCGTTTTTGGAGTATTGCTGCCACAATTCCTCATCTGTGAGGATTTTGCGGATGGCATCAGCGATTTCTCCCGGATCATCGGGGTTGATGAGAATGCCGTTTTCGCAGTTGCCGATGATATCTTTGGGGCCGCCGTCGTTTGTGGCCACCAGGGGCAGGCCCGTGGCTGCAGCTTCCAGTAGAGTCAGGCCAAAGGGCTCCGTGAGAGCCGGGTTGACAAACACCCCGCGTTTTTCCGAGGCAATTCGGTAAAGCTCGGGCACCTCGTATTCCACGTCATGTTTTTTGGGAATGGCCATTTTTCCATAGAGGTCATAGCGGTCCATCATCAACAGCATCCGCGTGAGCACATCCTTTTCATTTTCTTCCATTTCGTTGATATCCTTGCGGATGCCGGCAAACACGGCAAGGTTGGCCATGGCCTGCAGTTCGCGGTCCTCACCGAATGCCTGGACCAACCCCGAGATGTTTTTGCGCTTGTCCGGACGGGAAAGGGCCAGGATCAGGGGTTTGTCCGGATACATCAGAAATCTTTCCATCTGGTTGAGCAGACTGGCCTGGGCATATTTGCAAAATTCGGATTTCTCTATTTCCGGCAGCCGATCATGGTAATAGGGATGGAACCGCTCCACGTCGATGCCCGGTGGAATTACTTTGTATTCCGGGGTTTTGGCGTTTTTGTAGAGTCCGTACTGATCCTCGATTTCCTGGTTGGTGCTGGTAACGATCAGGTCGGCTTTTTTCAGGATTTGCTCTTCTGTCTGGATGCGGGTTTCAATATTGTATTTTTTGTTTATTTCCGATTCCCGCATGCCGTCGTTTCGCAATTTCTGTTTTTTGGGAATTCCCAGGGAATGGCCGGTAAAAACAAATGGCAGCCCGTAGAGCTCTGAGAGCCTCATGGCCACATATCCCGCATCCGGGTAATGGCCTTGAAACAGATCCGGGATATCGTCTTGTTTTTTGATGAACTTGATGACCTTGTCCACATATTCGTCAAGGTGCGGCCAGAGCAGTTCTTTACGCATGTATCGCTTGCCCCGGCACTGGATGCGCACAATCCGGCAATTGTCGCTGAACTGTTCCACAGGCCGGCCATAGTCGTCTGAGACCCTCGGGTCGTCGATCAGGCGGGTAAAAAGGTCCACCTGGCGCACATCCGGGCGGCGGCTTAAGTGCTTGGCCAATTCCACCACATAAAGCACCTGGCCGCCGGTGTCTGCATCCCGGCCCAGTTCCGGGTTTTGAAAGCGGACCAGACCGTGGATGCTAAACATCTGGATATAAAGCTGTTTATCCGGTTCCGTCATTGAGCCCTCCTGTGGTGCGTTGAAGCAATGGCAAATAAAAATCCCGGTTTTCCGGGATGGCGCCCTGGATTTGACAAATGCGGGCGGCAAAAGCAGCGGCTTGCTCGAGGATGTGATCCGGTGACCAGTTTTTCAGGTATCCCAGGGCCACCACTGCGGCATAGGCATCACCGGCGCCCACAGTATCGACAACCGGCCCTTTGTCCGGCACCCGGGTTTCATGGCAGAAGCCCGGGGTGTAGAGGCGGCTGCCTTGTTCCCCCATGGTCAGCGAAACCATCTCTATGTCATGGGTTTTCATGAGCCAGTCGATGAAGTCGTCTTCGGATTCGGCATGTCGGCCGGTCATCTCACGGACTTGCTTGAGTTCCTCGTCATTGATTTTAAGGATATCCGCCCGGGCGATGGAGGCCAGCACGGTTTCGCTGCTGTAGCATCCCGGGCGCAGGTTGACGTCACAGAAGCATTTGCTCCAATCCCCGCGATTGTCGAGAAACTGCTGCATACGGGCGGCCATTTTCGGCGTGCGCTGAACCAGGGTGCCAAAATAGATCAGTTTCGGGCTTTGATTTTTTGCATCCTCCGGTGACTCGGGCAGTTGGATGTGGTCATAGGCGGTATTGGTTATGATTTCAAAATTGTGGCTGCCGCCCTGTTGAGGGTGAACCATCACTTTGCCGGTGGGATGCCGGGAATCTGACTGGATGTGGCCGGCATCAAATTTGTTTTGCCAAAGAAAGTCAGAAATTTCTTTGCCGATAGGGTCCTGCCCTATCCGGGAAATAAAGCAGACCGGCAGGCCCATTTGCTGCAGATGATAGGAAAAATTAAAAGGTGCCCCCCCGATGCGCCGGTATTGCGGGAAAATATCCACGAGGATTTCGCCGATAACAAGAATCACAATTGTCCTCAGAGGCTTGTGTTGGAGTCGATTGGCTATTTTGTCAATCAAAATAAAGCGGTTTTGCACAATTGTCAAACAACGGGCGGTGTCACCCCCTTTTGCCGGTCCCGATCCAAAGCCAGTGATGCTCTGCCGGGACCGGACAGATGAAAGACAAGATTGCACTTGACAATCAATCCGTTTCTTATAATATTATTATATATTCATATGATCAATTGATTGAAAAGGTCGGTCGTATTTCGGCCGTCCGGAAAGAAAAGGGGAAATGACAGTGCCGGAAAGTCAAAACATTGCGGAAGTATGTGCAACCAAGGTAATCCATCATGATATCATTGCACAGGTGGATGCGTCCATGCCCGAAGAACGGGGTCTTGCGGATCTGGCCGGGTTTTTTAAAATTTTCGGGGATCAAACCCGCATCCGTATTCTCTGGGCGTTGTCCGCAGCAGAAATGTGTGTCTGCGATCTGTGTTGTCTTCTGGGGATGAAGCAGTCCGCCGTTTCCCAGCAGCTCAGGATATTGAAGCAAACCCGTTTGGTCAAATACCGGCGGGAAGGCAAGGTGATTTATTATTCCCTGGATGATGCGCATATTCGCCGGGTTCTGGAACTGGGCATGGAGCACGTCATGGAAAGCCAGTCATCCTGATTGAAAAAGGAAATTGTCATGTCTGAATCTATAGATAGTCTTAACGGAGCGGCTGCGCACGGGCGTGACCCGCAGTGCTGTGCTTCATGCGGATGCAGTCATTCATCCCCCGCAGGCGGGGACGAGGCCTTTGATGTGCGGCGCGAGGTTATAAAACTTGTTGCGGCGGCAGTCTTGTTTGCCGGTGTGCTGCTTTTGGAATATACGGATGTAATCCGCCTTCCGGTAATTGGGTTTTATGTTTTCATTTCAGCGGCTTATTTGACTGCAGGCGTTGGGATTCTGGCGGCAGCCGGGCGTACGCTGGTGAGGGGCGATTTTTTTGACGAAAATGTGCTCATGGCCATTGCCACCCTGGGGGCCATGGCCATCGGTGCCTTTTCAGAGGCCGTGGGCGTGATGATCTTTTACCGGGCCGGAGAGTTTCTTCAGGGCCTGGCCGTGTCGCGATCCAGGCGCTCCATTGCCGCCTTGCTGGCCCAGCGGCCGGATGTGGTCAATTTGAAAACCGAGGCCGGAATTTCCCGGGTGGCACCGGAGAGTGTGGCCGTGGGCAGCCTGGTTCTGGTCAAGCCCGGGGAGAAAATCCCCCTGGACGGCCGGATCACGGACGGCTCCTCCCAGGTGGATACATCCGCCCTCACAGGGGAATCCGTGCCCAGAGGGGCGGGTGCGGGAGACGAGGTGCTGGCAGGGGGTGTCAACCTTTCAGGCACCCTCACCATTGCGGTCACCCGCCCTTATGATCAGTCCTCCATCGCCCGGATGGTGGAGTTGGTGGAAAATGCAGCCGCCCGCAAATCCGCCACTGAGCAGTTTATCACAGTCTTTGCCCGATATTACACCCCGGCGGTGGTGGCCGCGGCCGCGGCCGTGGCTTTTGTGCCGCCAATGCTAATCGACGGTGCCGGGTTTCAGCAGTGGATTTACCGTGCCCTGGTACTGCTGGTCATCTCCTGCCCGTGTGCGCTGGTGATCAGTATTCCCCTGGGCTATTTCGGCGGCATCGGCCGGGCCTCCAGGCACGGGGTGCTGGTCAAAGGTTCAAATTATCTGGATGTGCTGGCAAAACTGCACACCGTGGTGTTTGACAAAACCGGGACCCTAACTGAGGGCGTGTTTGAGGTCAATGGCGTTGAAAGCGCAAACGGATACAGCGCTGAGCAGGTGCTGGCCTTTGCAGCCAGGGCCGAGCAGTATTCCAACCATCCCATTGCCAGGGCCATTGTCAAAGCGTTTGACAAAAACGGGGAGCCTGTGAGTCCGGAAGGTGTTTCCGGGCACGGGGAAACTTCGGGTTCAGGGGTTGCCGCCCGGGTTGACGGCAGGAACGTCCTCGTGGGCTCGGGGCGGTATCTTCGCGCTCAGGGAATTTTGCCCGGCCGGGACGGGCAGCGCCAGAGCGGCACTGTGGCGCATGTTGCCGTGGACGGAAATTATGCAGGCCATATCATTATCAGCGACCGCATCCGGAAAGAATCGCAAAAAGCGATTTCCCGGCTGCGCCAAAACGGCGTGCGCCGGATTGTGATGCTTACCGGGGATAACGCTGAAACAGCCCGAACAGTGGCGGAAACCCTCGGCCTTGATCATTATTTTGCCGATCTTCTGCCCGGGGACAAGGTGACGGCTTTTGAAAAAATCCAGGCCGATGCCGGCAAGGGGCAAAAGGTCGCATTTGTGGGCGACGGGATCAATGACGCCCCGGTGATCGCCAGGGCCGACGTGGGTGCGGCCATGGGGGCGGCGGGTTCGGACGCCGCCATTGAAACCGCAGACGTGGTGCTCATGACCGGCTCGCCGGAGAAAATGGCAGACGCCGTGACCATGGGCAAACAAACCCGGGGGATTGTGTGGCAGAATATTGTGCTGGCCCTGTCCATCAAGGCGGTGTTTATCGTCCTTGGGGTTGCGGGTCTGGCCACCATGTGGGCGGCTGTGTTTGCGGATGTGGGCACCGCGCTGCTGGCGGTGATCAATTCCACCCGGCCAATTTCAATTGACGCAGCGGCCGCATATATGAAAAAATAAAAGATTCTGGTTTTTTCACGCAATCGCCCTGGCGGAGAGTTTTGCATGCGCTGTGATATCGGATTTGACGAGGCCCTGGGCCTGGCCCTGGAAAATGTTTTTCCAATGGCTTTTGAGACCATTGCCGTTGACCGGGCCGTGGGCCGGGTGGCGTATGGGCCGGTATATGCACGGGTGGATTCGCCTTCGGTCAATGCATCGCTGAAAGATGGATATGCCGTGGTTTCTGCGGACGTGGAAACAGCCTGTCCGGACTCGCCGGTGCGCCTGGGGCTTTCCGGGGTTATGGCCGCAGGGGACCGGCCCGGATATGCCGTGGTTCCGGGAAAGGCAATGCGCATTTTAAGCGGTGCGGCCATCCCCCCGGGCGCGGATGCAGTGGTGGCAGAAGAATTCACGGATAAGGGCCGGCCCCTGGTTGCGGTGCACGCACCGGCCGAGCCGGGGCGCAACATCCTGGAAAAAGGCACTGACGTGCATTGCGGTGAGTGCATTTGCCATGCCGGCAGTCTGCTGACCCCCCAGGTGATCGGACTGATGGTGGCCGCGGGGATTTTTGAGGTGCCGGTCTGCCGCCGGCCGGAAATCGGACTTTTGGCCACGGGCAGCGAAATCCTGCTTCCCGGAAAGCCGTTTGAAGCGGGCAAGCTGTATGCCAGCAATGTGGCCCTGCAGCAGGCGTGGCTGGCTGACGGCGGCTTTGATGTGAAAATGCGGGTCTCCGGAGACAGTCGCCGGCAGATGGCGGAGCAAATTCTGGGACTGGCAGAGCAGACAGACGTGCTGGTCACCTCCGGCGGTGCCTGGAAGGGGGACCGCGATCTGGTGGTCCGGGTTCTGGAGGATCTGGGCTGCAAAATGATTTTTCACCGGGTGCGCATGGGTCCCGGCAAAGCCGTAGGCATGGGCATTCTGGGACAAAAACCCGTGTTCTGCCTTCCAGGGGGTCCTGCCTCGAATGAAACCGCTTTTTTGTTTATGGTCTACCCGGCCGTCCGAAAAATGGCAGGCCTGGATTTCAGCCCGTATCTGCACCTCTATGGCCGCCTGGAGAGCACGGTGCGCGGCCAGGCGGACTGGACCCAGTTTGTGCAGTGCGACATCAGCAGAAACGGTGCCGGTATTGTTTTGCATCCCAAAAAGTTAAAAAGCCGTATGGCGGCCATGGCCAAAACCCCGGCCGTGATCGTGATTGCCGAGGGAGTGGAACAAATCGATCAGGGCAGCAAGCTGTCTTTTACCTGCTTTGATCCGAGCCTGTTCATGCACTGCCCGCAGACCCGGTTACAACCCGACAAGGAACCGTCCGATCATGTCTGACCAAAAAAAGAAGCAGCTCCAAAACCAGCTTGCAGAAGTGGAAAAACAGCTCGCGGATCTCAATGAAAGAATTCCGCCCCATTCCGTCAAACCGGTGTTTATCCGGCAGCTCGATGAACTGGAGCAACAGCGCGATGACATTCAAAAACAGCTCCGGCAGCTGGAAAACCCTGCGGACAGCGCTTTTACAGGCGAAAATCAATGAATCCGGGTTGAATTTCTCCGGCAACGGCGCTATTGTTAGGCAGATTTGAATTATCGTATCAAATTCGCAAATATCGGGAGCAGGCGTGTTCCCGGACCCAATGCAAGCGGAAAAATATTCATGCAGACACGGCAGATCAGCATACTTGAAGATATATTTCAGACCCTGAAGGATTCGGAAAATCCGGAATCCGCGCTGGAACAGATTGTGGCCAAGGTGGCCCGGAGCCTAAACATTGACGTTTGTTCAGTCTATGTGTATGACCCCATGGAAAACCGTCTGGTGTTGAAAGCCACCCACGGGCTTTCCGCCTCATTTGTGGATTATATTGAAATGGACACCAGCGAGGGGCTGACCGGCCTGGCCGTGGAGCAGATGCAGCCGGTTCTGGTGGTCAATCCCGCCATCCATCCCAGATTCAAGTATTATGCCGGAAGTGGCGAAGAACGCTATTCTACTTTTCTGGGACTGCCCCTGATCTATCACCAAAAGGTGCTCGGGGTCCTGGTGGTCCAGACATTGGCGGAAAATGGCATCCGGGAGAAAGACATTCCGCTTTTTTCCAATATTGCCAGCCAGATTTCGGCCACCGTGGCCTATACAGGGCTGCTCGAGGACATGTCTGCGCGCCGGCCGGCGCTGCGCCGGCGCCTGCCGGTTATGGAAATCTCCCGGAGCCTGCCGGACCGTCCGGTACCGGACTATCTCCGGGGTGATCCGGTCTCCGAGCAGGTGGCAGAGGGCTATGCCCATTATCTGCCGGAAAATATTGATTTTGATCAGGTACAATGCAGCTGGTCGGATCTTCCGGAGTCTGAAATGGAACGGCTGAATCATGCTTTCGAACGGGCATCCGGCCAGATTCGGCAGGTGGCCCGCACCGGCGCCGGTCTTTCCGATCAGGAATCGGCCATTCTTGACGCCCATCTGATGTTTCTGCGGGATGCGGGATTGAAACGCAAGATCAAGGCGCAGATTGATTCGGGCAAATGCGCCGAGTATGCCTTAAAACAGGTGATCCTGGAGTATGTGGAAAATTTTCGGAGCATGGATGATGCCTATTTAAGCGAGCGCGCAGCAGACGTGCTCGATATCGGCAGACGGGTGCTGGGCCATCTGGTGGGTGTCTCCGGCGATCCCCACGAGCCCATGACCCGTCCCTCTATCGTGGTGGCCTCAGACATTTCCCCCGTGGATCTGCTGGCCATACGGCAGCCCAACCTAAAGGCCATTGTCACCGCCCGGGGAGGTCGTACGTCCCATACGGTGATCCTGGCCCGATCCCTGGAAATTCCCATTGTCATCGGGGTTGAGGGTTTGTTTGAAAATGTCCGGGAAAAGGACTACCTGATTGTGGACGGATCCTCGGGGTTTGTGTTTGTCAATCCGGATGAAAACATCTGTACGGAATATGAGCGCAGGCAGGCGGAAAATCAGCAGATCCGGCTGCGCCTGTCTGCGCTTCGTGACCTGCCGGCCGTCACGCTTGACGGGGCGCACGTACGGCTCGGGGCCAATATCGGTCTGCTTTCCGATATACCGCATGTCCGGGAATACGGCGCGGATCACATCGGCCTGTATCGCACCGAGTTTCCGTTTTTGCTCAGAAAAAGCTTTCCCACCGAAGAAGAACAGGTGGAACTCTACACCCGCATGCTGCAGAAGGCAGAAGGCAGAACCGTCACCATCCGGACATTTGACGTGGGGGGAGACAAGTTTCTGTCTTATCTGGATTATCCAAAGGAAGACAATCCCTTTCTGGGATGGCGCTCCATCCGGATCAGCCTGGAGCTTGAAGAGGAGTTTCGAAAACAGATCCGGGCCATTTTGCGTGCTTCCGCTCATGGTCCCGTTCATCTGCTGTTTCCCATGATTTCCGGGGTTGAGGAGATCCGAAAGGTGACCGCCCTGGTGGATGCCGAAAAACAGGCCCTGGATGAAAAGGGCATTGAATATGACCGTCAGATTGCCACGGGCATTATGATCGAGGTGCCCGGGGCCGCGGCCATTCTCAGCCGGCTGCTCAAATACGTTGATTTCGTGAGCATTGGCACCAATGACCTGATTCAGTATCTGCTGGCCGTGGACCGCAACAACAAAAAGGTGGGCAATCTTTACAATGCCCTGCATCCTTCCGTGATTGTCACCATTGCCGAGATTGTCAATGTCTGCAGGCAGCATCAAAAGCCCGTGAGCATCTGCGGGGAATCGGCGTCCAAGCAGGAATGCCTGCTGTTATACGTGGGCATGGCCGCAGACCGCATCAGCATGACGCCTTCCTCGATTCCTGCGGCCAAGCAGTTTATCCGGGCCATCCGGTACGAAGATGCCCGCTATGCACTGGATGCGGTCCTGGAAATGGAGGATGTGGAAAGCATCAATGATTTTTTGAGCCATTTTATTCAAAAGCGCTTTCCGGCACAGGCCGGAAACGCAAGCCTGTAAAAAGACACGGAGCTTTCTTTTTTCATGAACAACGGCCAAAGCGCTAAGCCTTACGTTTTTTGTGATTTTGACGGCACCATCACCGCAGAGGAAAGCCTGCAGGCGGTGTTGGAGCATTTTTTGCCCCAGGAATGGCACCGGATGAAAACCAGACTCGAATCCGGGGACATAACCCTGCGCGCCGGGGTGCGGGAAATGCTGGAGTCCATTTGCTCTGATCAGTATCCGGACACACTTGATTTTGTGCGCCAAATTCCCCTGCGGCCGGGTTTTGCCGAACTGCTGGCATTTCTCAGGGCCCGGGCTGTTCCCTTTGTGGTGATTTCCGGGGGCGTGCGGGGCATGGTGGAAGCCGGGCTCGGGGATTTGACGGGTCAGGTGGATGAAATTTTTGCCGTTGACGTGGATGACACGGGCCCTTTTTTAAAGGTTCACTCCGGGTTTGAAGGCGGAGATGAGCTGGTGGCCAAGGCAGTGGTGATGGATCGGTTTGATGCGGATTTCCGGGTGGTTATCGGCGATGGAATGACCGATCACAACATGGCCCGCCACGGGGATCTGGTGTTTGCCCGGGGCCGTCTGGCCCGGTATCTGGAAAAACACAACATCGATCATATCCCCTGGAAGGATTTTCACGATGTCCGCAACGTTCTCGAAAAGCGATTTTCAGGATAACTCAGTGTGTTAAACTCCGGAACAAAGGAAGTCTGCCATGTCCGTACACGAAAAAGCCGGCAAGCGCGCCACAAGTGACCTGCTGATCCATGTGCCCGGGCTGGTTTCAGCCTATTACACCCGGCATCCGGATCCGGGCGACCCCGCCCAGCAGGTGGCTTTCGGCACCTCGGGACACCGGGGCTCATCGCTTCGCAACAGC
The window above is part of the Desulfosalsimonas propionicica genome. Proteins encoded here:
- the ptsP gene encoding phosphoenolpyruvate--protein phosphotransferase translates to MQTRQISILEDIFQTLKDSENPESALEQIVAKVARSLNIDVCSVYVYDPMENRLVLKATHGLSASFVDYIEMDTSEGLTGLAVEQMQPVLVVNPAIHPRFKYYAGSGEERYSTFLGLPLIYHQKVLGVLVVQTLAENGIREKDIPLFSNIASQISATVAYTGLLEDMSARRPALRRRLPVMEISRSLPDRPVPDYLRGDPVSEQVAEGYAHYLPENIDFDQVQCSWSDLPESEMERLNHAFERASGQIRQVARTGAGLSDQESAILDAHLMFLRDAGLKRKIKAQIDSGKCAEYALKQVILEYVENFRSMDDAYLSERAADVLDIGRRVLGHLVGVSGDPHEPMTRPSIVVASDISPVDLLAIRQPNLKAIVTARGGRTSHTVILARSLEIPIVIGVEGLFENVREKDYLIVDGSSGFVFVNPDENICTEYERRQAENQQIRLRLSALRDLPAVTLDGAHVRLGANIGLLSDIPHVREYGADHIGLYRTEFPFLLRKSFPTEEEQVELYTRMLQKAEGRTVTIRTFDVGGDKFLSYLDYPKEDNPFLGWRSIRISLELEEEFRKQIRAILRASAHGPVHLLFPMISGVEEIRKVTALVDAEKQALDEKGIEYDRQIATGIMIEVPGAAAILSRLLKYVDFVSIGTNDLIQYLLAVDRNNKKVGNLYNALHPSVIVTIAEIVNVCRQHQKPVSICGESASKQECLLLYVGMAADRISMTPSSIPAAKQFIRAIRYEDARYALDAVLEMEDVESINDFLSHFIQKRFPAQAGNASL
- a CDS encoding HAD-IB family phosphatase, which gives rise to MNNGQSAKPYVFCDFDGTITAEESLQAVLEHFLPQEWHRMKTRLESGDITLRAGVREMLESICSDQYPDTLDFVRQIPLRPGFAELLAFLRARAVPFVVISGGVRGMVEAGLGDLTGQVDEIFAVDVDDTGPFLKVHSGFEGGDELVAKAVVMDRFDADFRVVIGDGMTDHNMARHGDLVFARGRLARYLEKHNIDHIPWKDFHDVRNVLEKRFSG